Proteins encoded by one window of Actinocorallia herbida:
- a CDS encoding AraC family transcriptional regulator, giving the protein MDFVSDVVAVMRAGRPSSALVAWHAPFGQFFPEVPYAAGFQIVVAGTPWLVPPVGDPVRLDEGDLVFFPHGHGYGLADSPSRPMAAPVCDPETGRPLLVSDTVGDGDGPATVTLCGGYRLAPGRVHPLLGGMPDAVRLSAGRHPRLGTAIALLRAEAEYPTPGSETAVLALLDLLLVYILRAWSAEQPDGIGWAAALRDPAVSAALSALHDDPARAWTVRTLAEASGLSRAAFARRFTALVGRPPLGYLTWWRMTLAARLLRDTDTSLAHVAARTGYASEYSLSHAFKRAHGVAPGRYRRVPDPYPEPSAGPR; this is encoded by the coding sequence ATGGACTTTGTCAGTGACGTGGTCGCCGTGATGCGCGCGGGACGGCCCAGTTCCGCCCTCGTCGCCTGGCATGCACCCTTCGGGCAGTTCTTCCCTGAAGTCCCCTATGCCGCCGGATTCCAGATCGTCGTCGCGGGCACACCCTGGCTCGTGCCGCCCGTCGGCGATCCCGTCCGGCTCGACGAAGGCGACCTCGTGTTCTTCCCGCACGGGCACGGCTACGGACTCGCCGACTCTCCTTCCCGGCCGATGGCCGCGCCGGTCTGCGACCCGGAGACCGGTCGGCCCCTGCTCGTCTCCGACACCGTCGGCGACGGCGACGGACCCGCCACCGTCACCCTGTGCGGCGGCTACCGGCTCGCGCCCGGCCGGGTGCATCCGCTGCTGGGCGGCATGCCCGACGCGGTCAGGCTCTCCGCGGGACGGCATCCGCGGCTCGGCACCGCCATCGCCCTGCTCCGCGCCGAGGCCGAGTACCCCACTCCGGGCTCCGAGACGGCGGTCCTCGCCCTGCTCGACCTGCTGCTGGTGTACATCCTGCGCGCCTGGTCCGCCGAGCAGCCGGACGGCATCGGCTGGGCCGCCGCCCTCCGCGACCCGGCCGTCAGCGCCGCCTTGAGCGCGCTGCACGACGATCCTGCCCGCGCCTGGACCGTGCGGACGCTGGCCGAGGCGTCCGGGCTCTCCCGGGCCGCGTTCGCGCGCCGCTTCACCGCCCTCGTCGGGCGCCCGCCGCTCGGCTACCTGACCTGGTGGCGGATGACCCTCGCCGCCCGCCTCCTGCGCGACACCGACACCTCCCTCGCCCACGTCGCCGCCCGGACCGGCTACGCCTCGGAGTACTCCCTCTCCCACGCCTTCAAGCGTGCGCACGGCGTCGCCCCCGGCCGCTACCGCCGCGTCCCCGACCCTTACCCGGAGCCGTCGGCGGGGCCGCGATAA
- a CDS encoding class I adenylate-forming enzyme family protein → MHLTAVLERAARRAPAKAALVTDDRTVTYAELLDLARRAATVFRDAGVEPGDRVAVMTFNTPGFVVAAFGAWFAGGVLVPVNHKLTVPEARYAIEHSGAVVGVVSGELAGTATAAGPDTAWFTTETTVAGLPDFDASTRAAAPIDAPVSEDEDAPAQFLYTSGTTSSPKGCVHTHRTISAVGPLITSTLGFTRDERFLLAMPIWHAAPLNDWLLTMVFLGATTVLQREYDPVGFLRSVERHKVTAFFGAPIAYLAPVQLARAGRLALSDFDLSSVDKWLYGGAPLGEQVARSLVEAYGTDRFFQVYGMSEMGPVGTALYPQEQLTKAGSIGRGGMPGVDLRVVAADGKDAGPGGTGEIWLRADTRMTGYHGDPAATDEAFAGPWFRTGDVARIDEDGFLFIVDRLKDVIIVGGENVHSQEVEEALRGHARITDVAVVGRPHAEWGETVVAVCVTADGADISLEEVRDFLADKIARYKLPREAVTVASLPRNPSGKLTKHVIRDGLVRTGA, encoded by the coding sequence ATGCACCTCACCGCAGTCCTGGAGCGCGCCGCGCGCCGCGCACCCGCCAAGGCGGCACTGGTCACCGACGACCGGACCGTCACCTACGCCGAGCTGCTCGACCTCGCCCGCAGGGCCGCGACGGTGTTCCGCGACGCCGGCGTCGAGCCCGGCGACCGGGTCGCGGTGATGACGTTCAACACCCCGGGCTTCGTCGTCGCGGCGTTCGGAGCCTGGTTCGCCGGGGGCGTCCTCGTGCCGGTCAACCACAAGCTGACCGTCCCGGAGGCCCGGTACGCGATCGAGCACAGCGGCGCCGTCGTCGGCGTCGTCTCGGGTGAACTGGCCGGGACCGCCACCGCGGCGGGCCCGGACACCGCCTGGTTCACCACCGAGACGACCGTCGCGGGCCTGCCCGATTTCGACGCGTCGACGAGGGCGGCCGCGCCGATCGACGCCCCGGTCTCCGAGGACGAGGACGCCCCCGCGCAGTTCCTCTACACGTCCGGCACGACCAGCTCGCCGAAGGGCTGCGTGCACACCCACCGCACCATCTCGGCGGTGGGCCCGCTCATCACCAGCACCCTCGGGTTCACCCGCGATGAGCGGTTCCTGCTGGCGATGCCGATCTGGCACGCCGCGCCGCTCAACGACTGGCTGCTCACGATGGTGTTCCTCGGCGCGACCACGGTCCTCCAGCGCGAGTACGACCCCGTCGGCTTCCTGCGGTCGGTGGAGCGGCACAAGGTGACGGCGTTCTTCGGCGCGCCCATCGCCTACCTCGCGCCGGTGCAGCTCGCGCGGGCCGGGAGGCTGGCGCTCTCGGACTTCGACCTGTCGAGCGTCGACAAGTGGCTGTACGGGGGCGCGCCTCTCGGCGAGCAGGTGGCCCGCTCCCTGGTCGAGGCGTACGGGACCGACAGGTTCTTCCAGGTCTACGGCATGAGCGAGATGGGCCCCGTCGGCACCGCCCTCTACCCGCAGGAGCAGCTCACGAAGGCCGGGTCGATCGGACGCGGCGGTATGCCGGGCGTCGACCTTCGGGTCGTGGCCGCCGACGGCAAGGACGCCGGACCGGGCGGGACCGGCGAGATCTGGCTGCGCGCCGACACGAGGATGACCGGCTACCACGGCGACCCCGCGGCGACCGACGAGGCGTTCGCGGGCCCCTGGTTCCGCACCGGCGACGTCGCGAGGATCGACGAGGACGGCTTCCTGTTCATCGTCGACAGGCTGAAGGACGTCATCATCGTCGGCGGCGAGAACGTGCACTCCCAGGAGGTCGAGGAGGCCCTGCGCGGGCACGCGAGGATCACCGACGTGGCGGTCGTGGGCCGTCCGCACGCCGAGTGGGGCGAGACCGTCGTCGCGGTCTGCGTGACCGCGGATGGCGCGGACATCTCACTCGAGGAGGTCCGCGACTTCCTCGCCGACAAGATCGCCCGCTACAAGCTCCCGCGCGAGGCCGTCACCGTGGCCTCGCTCCCGCGCAACCCCTCGGGCAAGCTCACCAAGCACGTCATTCGTGACGGCCTGGTCAGGACCGGCGCCTGA
- a CDS encoding alpha/beta hydrolase — MPDLPVRLSDGSTLTATIRGSGPAVLLPVRTSPHDPETAAAMRAWGAEPDLGRLLAEALAADFTVVTADYEGHRMSVPGALTPDQLAADLLAVADAAEADAFAYYGYSWLALAGLQLALRTDRLWALAMGGYPPAEGPYAAMLAVTRAAHAKATNPPPATAQEVVPGDWDTVQAAPDPAVTRQFVTLYEALQGFDDTAAGRALTVPRLAFAGSDDDIAYGPGWGDTTVRIATALTAHDVSLTAQGWTVALLPGLDHLTAMLSTNVLPLLHPWLKAHAPTRP, encoded by the coding sequence ATGCCCGACCTGCCGGTGCGCCTGTCCGACGGCTCCACCCTCACCGCGACGATCCGCGGTTCCGGACCCGCCGTTCTGCTCCCCGTCCGCACCTCCCCGCACGACCCGGAGACGGCCGCCGCCATGCGCGCCTGGGGTGCGGAGCCCGACCTCGGCAGGCTCCTCGCCGAGGCGCTCGCCGCCGACTTCACCGTCGTCACCGCCGACTACGAGGGCCACCGGATGAGCGTCCCCGGCGCCCTCACCCCCGACCAGCTCGCCGCCGATCTCCTCGCCGTCGCCGACGCCGCGGAAGCCGACGCCTTCGCTTACTACGGCTACTCGTGGCTCGCCCTCGCCGGACTCCAGCTCGCCCTCCGCACGGACCGCCTCTGGGCCCTGGCCATGGGCGGCTACCCGCCCGCCGAAGGCCCCTACGCCGCCATGCTCGCCGTCACCCGCGCCGCCCACGCGAAGGCGACGAACCCGCCTCCCGCTACCGCGCAGGAGGTCGTCCCCGGAGACTGGGACACCGTCCAGGCCGCCCCCGACCCCGCCGTCACCCGCCAGTTCGTCACCCTCTACGAGGCGCTCCAGGGCTTCGACGACACCGCCGCCGGCCGCGCCCTCACCGTCCCCCGCCTCGCCTTCGCCGGGTCCGACGACGACATCGCCTACGGCCCCGGCTGGGGCGACACGACGGTCCGCATCGCCACCGCCCTCACCGCCCACGACGTCTCCCTCACCGCCCAAGGCTGGACCGTCGCCCTCCTGCCCGGCCTCGACCACCTGACCGCGATGCTCAGCACGAACGTCCTCCCCCTGCTCCACCCCTGGCTGAAGGCCCACGCCCCCACCCGCCCCTGA
- a CDS encoding TetR/AcrR family transcriptional regulator — protein sequence MATRPGAADDAELLKLLWRRPGAQTPRGPGRKASLTLDAILGAGIALADDRDSPALSMRLVADRLGCTPMALYSHVANKQALLRLMYDRVHAEFPDLAGPDPSARVRAWADALADLYARHHWLTEVSWARPVLGPHEQAVLESLLAHLEPLFLPADRARAVVSALFALARNTGRLIGDARHAERTLPEATWWATHSAAFQEAAPDFPGRFPLSAALGAAPRPAPLPEEGTYLERTARAELHNAVLLLLAGAASP from the coding sequence ATGGCGACTCGGCCCGGCGCCGCCGACGACGCGGAACTGCTCAAGCTGCTGTGGCGCCGTCCGGGCGCGCAGACGCCGCGCGGTCCCGGCCGCAAGGCGTCCCTCACCCTCGACGCGATCCTCGGCGCCGGGATCGCCCTCGCCGACGACCGGGACTCGCCCGCGCTCTCGATGCGCCTCGTCGCCGACCGGCTCGGCTGCACCCCGATGGCGCTCTACTCGCACGTCGCGAACAAGCAGGCCCTGCTGCGGCTGATGTACGACCGCGTGCACGCCGAGTTCCCCGACCTCGCGGGCCCCGACCCGTCAGCCCGTGTCCGCGCGTGGGCCGACGCCCTGGCCGACCTCTACGCCCGCCACCACTGGCTCACCGAGGTCTCCTGGGCCCGTCCCGTCCTCGGCCCGCACGAGCAGGCCGTCCTGGAATCGCTGCTCGCCCATCTGGAGCCGCTCTTCCTCCCCGCCGATCGCGCCCGCGCCGTCGTCTCCGCCCTCTTCGCCCTGGCCCGCAACACCGGCCGCCTCATCGGCGACGCCCGCCACGCCGAACGGACCCTGCCGGAGGCCACCTGGTGGGCGACCCACTCGGCCGCCTTCCAGGAAGCCGCCCCCGACTTCCCCGGCCGTTTCCCCCTCTCCGCGGCCCTGGGCGCCGCCCCGAGGCCGGCCCCTCTCCCGGAGGAGGGCACCTACCTGGAACGCACCGCCCGCGCCGAACTCCACAACGCGGTCCTGCTCCTCCTCGCGGGCGCGGCGTCCCCGTGA
- a CDS encoding NADP-dependent oxidoreductase, with amino-acid sequence MMNAARFTRYGPPEVIRIERVPVPEPGPGEVLVEVAATSFNPTEAALRAGLLRAMLPLDLPYTPGWDVAGTVVRGAGRWSAGDRVLARVDAGGGAAGHAVAKAAELVAAPAAPPLAHAAAIPVAGLTAWQAVVEHAAVGEGEHVLINGAGGGIGGFAVQLAKSRGAFVTATASPRSAEAVLAQGADRVVDYTARALPGGFDVLINLVPAPPEEAAALPSLLRPGGRAVSAAAPIPGHPHFAARNDPAVLARLVSLIDAGALTVDIAETLPLTELPEVHARSERGAVRGKILIVP; translated from the coding sequence ATGATGAACGCAGCGAGGTTCACCCGGTACGGCCCGCCCGAGGTCATCCGGATCGAGCGGGTCCCCGTCCCGGAGCCCGGACCGGGAGAGGTGCTCGTCGAGGTCGCCGCGACCTCGTTCAATCCGACCGAGGCGGCGCTGCGCGCGGGGCTGCTGCGGGCGATGCTCCCGCTCGACCTGCCGTACACGCCGGGATGGGACGTCGCGGGGACCGTCGTGCGCGGCGCGGGCCGGTGGTCGGCGGGCGACCGGGTGCTGGCCCGGGTCGACGCGGGCGGAGGAGCGGCCGGTCACGCGGTCGCGAAGGCCGCGGAACTCGTCGCGGCCCCCGCCGCGCCGCCGCTCGCCCACGCGGCGGCGATCCCGGTCGCCGGCCTGACGGCATGGCAGGCCGTCGTCGAGCACGCCGCGGTGGGGGAGGGCGAGCACGTCCTCATCAACGGGGCGGGCGGCGGGATCGGCGGCTTCGCCGTCCAGCTGGCCAAGTCGCGCGGCGCGTTCGTGACGGCCACCGCGAGCCCGCGCAGCGCCGAGGCGGTCCTGGCCCAGGGAGCGGACCGCGTCGTGGACTACACCGCGCGGGCCCTGCCCGGCGGCTTCGACGTCCTGATCAACCTGGTCCCCGCGCCCCCCGAGGAGGCCGCCGCGCTCCCCTCCCTCCTCCGGCCGGGCGGCCGCGCGGTCTCCGCCGCGGCCCCGATCCCCGGCCACCCCCATTTCGCGGCCCGCAACGACCCGGCGGTCCTGGCCCGGCTCGTCTCCCTGATCGACGCGGGCGCCCTCACCGTCGACATCGCCGAGACCCTTCCGCTCACCGAACTCCCGGAGGTCCACGCCCGGAGCGAACGGGGCGCCGTGCGCGGCAAGATCCTCATCGTCCCCTGA
- a CDS encoding GNAT family N-acetyltransferase, whose product MKARWAEARDLGVLPGIEASGDALFAEAGIVFEAGPTVIEQVAGTARVLVVGDPPLGFAALSDVDGLPYLEQISVAADRLGKGFGAVLLRAAIAESGDGLTLLTFRDVPWNGPWYRHFGFEELPPSAWGPRLREHWQAEIDAGLHELGPRLAMRRP is encoded by the coding sequence GTGAAGGCGCGGTGGGCCGAAGCGCGGGACCTCGGGGTGCTGCCCGGGATCGAGGCGAGCGGCGACGCGCTGTTCGCGGAGGCCGGGATCGTGTTCGAGGCCGGGCCGACCGTCATCGAGCAGGTGGCCGGGACGGCGCGGGTGCTCGTCGTGGGCGATCCGCCGCTCGGGTTCGCGGCGCTGTCCGACGTGGACGGCCTGCCCTATCTGGAGCAGATCTCCGTGGCCGCCGACCGGCTCGGCAAGGGGTTCGGGGCCGTGCTGCTCCGGGCCGCCATCGCGGAGTCCGGCGATGGCCTCACCCTGCTCACCTTCCGCGACGTGCCGTGGAACGGCCCCTGGTACCGGCACTTCGGCTTCGAGGAGCTGCCACCCTCCGCGTGGGGCCCGCGGCTCCGGGAGCACTGGCAGGCCGAGATCGACGCGGGTCTGCACGAGCTCGGCCCCCGGCTCGCGATGCGCCGCCCCTGA
- a CDS encoding ATP-binding protein — MRAGGRVELLGRAEMCATLDTLLDAVRGGQSRSLVLYGEAGVGKSALLDYLADRAEGCRILRASGVEAEMELAFATLHQLCLPVMSHVSALPEPQADALGTAFGLRAGPPPDPFLVCLAALGLLAAAAEESPLVCVIDDAQWLDEASAKVLAFVSRRLFVESVACVFALRDAGPGDAFAGLPALEVHGLGDRHARTLLSAHLPGPMDGRVRDRIIAEARGNPLALIELPRESFALSAGGGHEDSKSLSGRLENGFRRQWEELPVETRKLLLLASAEPLGDLALLWRAADILSGVGASAAGAVEDMIDFEGRVRFRHPLVRSAVYQAASAAQRREVHRALAEATDVETDPDRRAWHRANGTARPDEDIAAELERSAGRAQARGGLFAAAAFLERASALTPDPLRRAERLIATARAKYLVGEPEAALSMLTSAGARPLDEVRRAEVEVLRAEIAMTSGRGASAPQILLGAARRLAPHDPGRARDTYLHAMLVAVGGRRTPAGTEVREVAAAIRAAWSPPETPTASDLALDALVRDCTEDPQDAAPAIRASVRAFMDGDATPVEAFGWTYAAFPAALCAWDDVAVRELADRFVGLLRGAGALAMLPMALTLATTSRYLEGDLDGASILHEEMQALVEASGARTSYGVMVRSGDTIALAAWRGRRAEAETAVAEVLAEATAHEDAGTIMPCHWFLSILYNGLGLYDLARDSAERAAEHTMGWGPGRHWSPAELVEAGVRSGDREAAARGLARLSATTRAAGTSWARGVEARSRALLSEGAEADGLYRAAIDLLGRSRMRVDLARAHLVYGEWLRRERRRTDAREHLRTAVEMLTEMGLDGFADRASRELEATGETARKRVLETAAELTPQESQIARLARSGLTNKEVAERLFVSPRTVEYHLRKVFAKLGVTSRAQLPAVP; from the coding sequence TTGAGGGCTGGAGGACGGGTGGAGCTGCTCGGGCGGGCCGAGATGTGCGCGACGCTGGACACGCTGCTCGACGCCGTCCGGGGCGGGCAGAGCAGGTCGCTGGTTCTGTACGGTGAGGCGGGCGTGGGCAAGTCGGCGCTCCTGGACTACCTGGCCGACCGGGCCGAAGGCTGCCGGATCCTGCGCGCCTCCGGCGTCGAGGCCGAGATGGAACTGGCCTTCGCCACCCTGCACCAGCTCTGCCTGCCCGTGATGAGCCACGTCTCCGCGCTGCCGGAGCCGCAGGCCGACGCGCTGGGCACGGCCTTCGGCCTGCGCGCCGGACCGCCTCCCGACCCCTTCCTCGTGTGCCTCGCCGCGCTGGGCCTGCTGGCCGCGGCGGCCGAGGAGAGCCCGCTCGTCTGCGTGATCGACGACGCCCAGTGGCTGGACGAGGCGTCGGCCAAGGTGCTCGCCTTCGTCTCGCGCCGCCTGTTCGTCGAGTCGGTCGCCTGCGTCTTCGCGCTCCGCGACGCGGGCCCGGGCGACGCCTTCGCCGGCCTTCCGGCGCTGGAGGTGCACGGGCTGGGCGACCGCCACGCGCGGACGCTGCTCAGCGCGCACCTGCCCGGCCCGATGGACGGGCGGGTGCGCGACCGGATCATCGCCGAGGCGCGCGGTAACCCCTTGGCCCTGATCGAACTGCCACGGGAGTCCTTCGCTCTGTCGGCGGGAGGCGGCCACGAGGACTCCAAGAGCCTTTCGGGCCGGCTGGAGAACGGCTTCAGGCGGCAGTGGGAGGAGCTGCCCGTCGAGACCCGGAAGCTGCTGCTGCTCGCGTCGGCCGAACCACTCGGCGATCTGGCGCTGCTGTGGCGGGCCGCGGACATCCTCAGCGGGGTCGGCGCGAGCGCGGCCGGCGCCGTCGAGGACATGATCGACTTCGAGGGCAGGGTGCGTTTCCGGCACCCGCTCGTCCGCTCCGCGGTCTATCAGGCGGCCTCCGCCGCGCAGCGCCGCGAAGTGCACCGGGCGCTGGCCGAGGCCACCGACGTCGAGACCGATCCCGACCGGCGCGCCTGGCATCGCGCGAACGGCACCGCGCGCCCCGACGAGGACATCGCGGCGGAGCTGGAGCGGTCCGCCGGGCGGGCACAGGCGCGCGGCGGGCTCTTCGCCGCGGCCGCCTTCCTGGAGCGGGCGAGCGCCCTCACCCCCGACCCCCTCCGCCGCGCGGAGCGCCTGATCGCCACCGCGCGGGCCAAGTACCTGGTAGGGGAGCCCGAGGCCGCCCTCTCGATGCTCACCTCGGCCGGCGCGCGCCCGCTGGACGAGGTGCGGCGGGCGGAGGTCGAGGTGCTGCGCGCCGAGATCGCGATGACGTCGGGCCGGGGCGCGTCGGCGCCGCAGATCCTGCTCGGCGCGGCCCGCCGGCTCGCCCCGCACGACCCCGGCCGGGCCCGGGACACCTATCTCCACGCGATGCTGGTGGCGGTCGGCGGACGCCGGACCCCCGCCGGCACGGAGGTCCGTGAGGTGGCCGCGGCCATCAGGGCGGCGTGGTCGCCACCGGAGACGCCGACCGCGTCCGACCTCGCCCTCGACGCGCTGGTCCGCGACTGCACCGAGGACCCGCAGGACGCCGCACCCGCGATCCGCGCGTCCGTGCGGGCCTTCATGGACGGGGACGCGACGCCCGTCGAGGCGTTCGGCTGGACCTACGCGGCGTTCCCCGCGGCCCTGTGCGCCTGGGACGACGTGGCGGTCCGCGAGCTCGCCGACCGCTTCGTCGGGTTGCTGCGGGGCGCGGGCGCGCTGGCGATGCTCCCGATGGCGCTGACCCTGGCCACCACGAGCCGCTACCTGGAAGGCGACCTCGACGGGGCGAGCATCCTGCACGAGGAGATGCAGGCGCTGGTCGAGGCCTCCGGCGCGCGCACCTCCTACGGGGTCATGGTCCGTTCGGGCGACACGATCGCCCTCGCGGCCTGGCGGGGACGGCGGGCAGAGGCCGAAACCGCCGTGGCGGAGGTGCTGGCCGAGGCCACCGCGCACGAGGACGCCGGGACGATCATGCCCTGTCACTGGTTCCTCAGCATCCTGTACAACGGGCTCGGCCTCTACGACCTGGCCAGGGACTCCGCCGAGCGGGCCGCCGAGCACACGATGGGGTGGGGTCCCGGGCGGCACTGGTCGCCCGCCGAACTGGTCGAGGCCGGCGTCCGTTCGGGCGACCGGGAGGCCGCGGCCCGCGGGCTCGCGCGGCTCTCGGCGACCACCCGGGCGGCCGGGACCTCCTGGGCGCGCGGGGTCGAGGCCCGCTCGCGCGCGTTGCTCAGCGAGGGCGCCGAGGCCGATGGGCTGTACCGTGCGGCGATCGACCTCCTCGGCCGGAGCCGCATGCGCGTCGACCTCGCCCGCGCCCACCTCGTCTACGGCGAGTGGCTGCGGCGCGAACGGCGCAGGACCGACGCGCGCGAGCACCTGCGCACCGCCGTGGAGATGCTCACCGAGATGGGCCTGGACGGTTTCGCCGACCGGGCCTCGCGCGAACTCGAGGCCACCGGCGAGACCGCCCGCAAACGCGTGCTGGAAACCGCCGCGGAGCTCACTCCCCAGGAGTCGCAGATCGCCCGCCTGGCCCGCAGCGGCCTGACGAACAAGGAGGTCGCCGAGCGCCTTTTCGTCAGCCCCCGCACGGTCGAGTACCACCTGCGCAAGGTCTTCGCCAAGCTCGGCGTCACCTCCCGCGCGCAGCTCCCGGCGGTGCCCTGA
- a CDS encoding acyl-CoA dehydrogenase family protein: MTTTHEVVNQAPPRIDVNEYLTNQALVEAVKRYDAQWAAGDLDGVGVLVGRADFQRDAELANTITPVFNGHDRWGHRVDAVDFHPAYHRIIGTAIEHGAHTSCWADPRPGAHVARAATFMLFAQIEPGHACPVSMTHAVVPSLAFAPGLAEQWIPRVYSRVYDPELRDPATKQGAIFGMAMTEKQGGSDVRANTTRAVDAGDGTYRLTGHKWFCSAPQSDAFLVLAQAPGGLSCFLVPRVLPGGDRNVFRIQRLKDKLGNKSNASSEIELDGTTGWLVGEEGRGVRTIIEMVGQTRLDCVLGSTAGMRQSVAEAAWHTRHRSAFGATLIDQPAMTAVIADLQLEAEAATWTALRLAAAYDRDDDESAAFRRLATAVAKYWVCKRGPNHAYEALECLGGNGYTEQFPLARRYREQPVMAVWEGSGNVIALDVLRAMSREPDSVEAVDRELASALGQYPVYDAHIAETRRLLGRVAKDPAAAPALARRVVEALALGLQGAVVIKEAPAAVADGFVSARLGADRSFEYGALDPSLDLAAIVARA; this comes from the coding sequence GTGACCACCACCCACGAAGTCGTCAACCAGGCACCCCCGCGCATCGACGTGAACGAGTACCTGACCAACCAGGCGCTGGTCGAGGCCGTCAAGCGGTACGACGCGCAGTGGGCGGCCGGGGACCTCGACGGCGTGGGCGTCCTCGTCGGCCGGGCCGACTTCCAGCGGGACGCCGAACTCGCCAACACGATCACCCCCGTGTTCAACGGCCACGACCGCTGGGGCCACCGGGTCGACGCCGTCGACTTCCACCCGGCCTACCACCGCATCATCGGCACCGCGATCGAGCACGGCGCGCACACGTCGTGCTGGGCCGACCCGCGGCCCGGCGCGCACGTGGCCCGCGCCGCGACGTTCATGCTGTTCGCCCAGATCGAGCCGGGCCACGCCTGCCCGGTGAGCATGACGCACGCGGTCGTCCCGTCGCTCGCCTTCGCCCCCGGGCTGGCCGAGCAGTGGATCCCGCGCGTGTACTCCCGCGTCTACGACCCCGAGCTGCGCGACCCGGCGACCAAGCAGGGCGCGATCTTCGGCATGGCCATGACGGAGAAGCAGGGCGGCTCCGACGTCCGCGCCAACACCACCCGCGCGGTGGACGCCGGCGACGGCACCTACCGGCTCACCGGCCACAAGTGGTTCTGCTCCGCGCCGCAGTCCGACGCGTTCCTCGTGCTCGCGCAGGCTCCCGGCGGGCTCTCGTGCTTCCTCGTCCCGCGCGTCCTGCCCGGCGGCGACCGCAACGTGTTCCGCATCCAGCGGCTCAAGGACAAGCTCGGCAACAAGTCCAACGCCTCGTCCGAGATCGAGCTGGACGGCACCACGGGCTGGCTCGTCGGCGAGGAGGGGCGCGGCGTGCGGACCATCATCGAGATGGTCGGCCAGACCCGTCTGGACTGCGTGCTCGGCAGCACCGCGGGCATGCGCCAGTCCGTCGCGGAGGCCGCCTGGCACACCCGCCACCGCAGCGCGTTCGGCGCGACCCTGATCGACCAGCCCGCGATGACCGCGGTGATCGCCGACCTCCAGCTGGAGGCCGAGGCCGCCACCTGGACCGCGCTGCGCCTCGCCGCCGCCTACGACCGCGACGACGACGAGTCCGCCGCCTTCCGCCGCCTCGCCACGGCCGTCGCCAAGTACTGGGTCTGCAAGCGCGGCCCGAACCACGCCTACGAGGCGCTGGAGTGCCTGGGCGGCAACGGCTACACCGAGCAGTTCCCGCTGGCCCGCCGCTACCGCGAGCAGCCCGTCATGGCCGTGTGGGAGGGCTCAGGCAACGTCATCGCCCTCGACGTCCTGCGCGCGATGTCCCGGGAGCCGGACTCCGTCGAGGCGGTCGACCGTGAGCTCGCCTCGGCGCTCGGCCAGTACCCGGTCTACGACGCGCACATCGCCGAGACCCGCAGGCTCCTCGGCCGCGTCGCCAAGGATCCCGCCGCCGCTCCGGCACTGGCCCGCCGTGTCGTCGAGGCGCTGGCGCTCGGGCTCCAGGGCGCCGTCGTCATCAAGGAGGCCCCCGCGGCCGTCGCCGACGGGTTCGTCTCCGCCCGCCTCGGCGCGGACCGCAGCTTCGAGTACGGCGCGCTCGACCCGTCGCTGGACCTCGCCGCGATCGTCGCCCGCGCCTGA
- a CDS encoding TetR/AcrR family transcriptional regulator, producing MPYRPTEATRRNAELKRAGFLRAARELVAARGFGAATVAAIAAECAASVGSVYSYFDGREDLLAEVFRSAAGHELEVVRKAVAEAGPGAPERLDVVIRTFAGRALRGRRMAWSLLFEPVTPAVEAERLVYRRSYTDLIAEILRDGVATRAFAAQDTTLAASAVLGAISEALIGGLRPSDGDEPAPSPDGAAIVEGIRLFCFRALGTEETL from the coding sequence GTGCCCTACCGGCCGACGGAGGCGACCCGGCGCAACGCCGAGTTGAAGCGCGCGGGGTTCCTGCGCGCGGCCCGGGAGCTGGTGGCCGCGCGCGGCTTCGGCGCGGCGACGGTCGCGGCGATCGCGGCCGAGTGCGCGGCGAGCGTCGGGTCGGTCTACTCCTACTTCGACGGGCGCGAGGATCTGCTCGCCGAGGTGTTCCGGAGCGCGGCGGGGCACGAGCTCGAAGTCGTGCGCAAGGCGGTCGCGGAGGCGGGGCCCGGCGCCCCCGAACGGCTCGACGTGGTCATCCGCACCTTCGCCGGCCGCGCCCTGCGCGGCCGGCGGATGGCCTGGTCCCTGCTGTTCGAGCCGGTGACGCCCGCGGTGGAGGCCGAGAGGCTGGTCTACCGGAGGTCCTACACCGACCTCATCGCGGAGATCCTCCGCGACGGCGTCGCCACCCGCGCCTTCGCCGCCCAGGACACGACCCTCGCCGCCTCCGCGGTGCTGGGCGCGATCTCCGAGGCGCTCATCGGCGGCCTGCGCCCGTCGGACGGGGACGAGCCCGCCCCGTCCCCGGACGGAGCCGCGATCGTCGAAGGCATCCGCCTGTTCTGTTTCCGGGCTCTCGGCACCGAGGAGACGCTGTGA